The following are encoded in a window of Panicum virgatum strain AP13 chromosome 5N, P.virgatum_v5, whole genome shotgun sequence genomic DNA:
- the LOC120672728 gene encoding ethylene-responsive transcription factor 3-like, with protein sequence MAPLNHQQILIKKALAKKPKSKRISGFGLKPSASLLKARPQQQPPAPVMPRRRVRVLFEDPDATDSDSDDEGEAGTARSKRFSFEMFVGKAPAKPVLLAATVAASTSGGTPESYRGVRLRKWGKWAAEIRNPFTGKRQWLGTFDTAGAASAAYLSASGSFAEEKRRRRGQPVPASSPATSPSASPTASSSSSTTAAPFAHPSPSSVLESTKPAPMPESPEPVATPVPPSSESAQLPDDPEFYQDLLRGLQLPDIDPMDFRAGLDALDVSDAPFCLDEEQDLLFGDIADEEMDDLDLLDNINDVFPELPGCDLGRGMDDFLQTVDFCV encoded by the coding sequence ATGGCTCCGTTGAACCACCAGCAGATTCTCATCAAGAAGGCCCTGGCGAAGAAGCCCAAGAGCAAGAGGATCTCCGGGTTTGGCCTTAAACCCTCCGCTTCTCTCCTCAAGGCcaggccgcagcagcagccaccgGCGCCTGTCATGCCGAGGCGCCGCGTCCGCGTCCTCTTTGAGGACCCTGACGCGACGGACTCGGACTCAGACGACGAAGGCGAGGCCGGCACGGCCAGGTCCAAGCGCTTCTCTTTTGAGATGTTCGTCGGCAAGGCCCCTGCAAAGCCGGTTCTGCTGGCGGCCACTGTGGCCGCGTCCACCAGCGGCGGGACGCCGGAGAGCTACCGTGGCGTGAGGCTCCGCAAGTGGGGCAAGTGGGCGGCGGAGATCCGCAACCCCTTCACCGGCAAGAGGCAGTGGCTTGGCACCTTCGACACCGCCGGCGCGGCCTCTGCCGCCTACCTGTCTGCCTCCGGGAGCTTCGCAGAGgagaagcgccgccgccgcgggcaacCTGTGCCCGCTTCCTCACCAGCTACTTCGCCAAGCGCCTCACCGACTGCATCCTCTTCGTCGTCCACCACGGCTGCTCCGTTCGCCCACCCGTCGCCGTCCTCCGTGCTCGAGAGTACCAAGCCTGCACCGATGCCGGAGTCTCCAGAGCCGGTTGCAACTCCCGTCCCCCCGTCCAGCGAATCTGCGCAGCTGCCGGACGACCCCGAGTTCTACCAGGACCTTCTGCGCGGGCTGCAGCTCCCCGACATCGACCCGATGGACTTCCGCGCCGGCCTGGACGCCTTGGATGTCTCCGACGCGCCCTTCTGCTTGGACGAGGAGCAGGACCTGCTGTTTGGGGACATCGCGGACGAGGAGATGGACGACCTCGACCTCCTCGACAACATCAACGACGTCTTCCCGGAGCTGCCCGGCTGCGACCTCGGCCGCGGCATGGACGACTTCCTGCAAACCGTGGATTTCTGCGTGTGA